From one Plasmodium yoelii strain 17X genome assembly, chromosome: 12 genomic stretch:
- a CDS encoding transformer-2 protein homolog beta, putative → MSYSDEKRKSEDHDHKNDGSTLYVSNLSSKITTTKLQDIFEKYGTIEKCYVISNPITKESRNFGFVTFNSSADAENAMNKANKMDIEGRVINVEIAKRNEPHEPTPGEYKGVQNMLKRYPMRHDYYGRRYDPHFDRRKYDSRRPNPYNRDYGKGYGYRNTSFRQYDKYNRNSYEHRHYDRRSIDNKYHKKGDYYKRRSKSSDDEKRYSRDDSRRRKRYDRTRKSTSVSGSERHYRNSSIDRSSFQRRK, encoded by the exons ATGAGTTATAGTGATGAAAAACGAAAATCAGAAGATCATGATCATAAGAATGACG GATCAACTTTGTATGTATCAAATTTAAGCTCAAAAATAACAACCACAAAACTACAAgatatatttgaaaaatatggaaCAATAGAAAAATGCTACGTTATTAGTAACCCAATTACTAA AGAGTCGAGGAATTTTGGGTTTGTTACATTTAATTCATCTGCTGATGCAGAAAATGCTATGAATAAAGCAAATAAAATGGATATAGAAG gAAGAGTTATTAACGTAGAAATAGCCAAAAGAAATGAGCCACATGAGCCAACTCCTGGAGAATACAAAGGAGTACAAA ATATGCTGAAGAGGTATCCAATGCGACATGACTATTACGGAAGGAGATATGATCCACATTTTGACAGAAGAAAATATGATTCAAGAAG GCCTAATCCCTATAATCGAGATTATGGAAAAGGCTACGGATACAGAAATACTTCATTTAGGcaatatgataaatataatagaaaTTCTTATGAGCATAGACATTATGACCGACGATCTATAGATAATAAATATCACAAAAAAGGAGATTATTATAAAAGACGTTCAAAAAGTAGTGATGATGAAAAAAGATATTCAAGAGATGATAgtagaagaagaaaaagataTGATAGAACTAGAAAATCCACAAGTGTATCAGGCAGTGAAAGACATTATCGAAATTCTTCCATTGATAG GAGTTCATTCCAAAgacgaaaataa
- a CDS encoding DnaJ protein, putative, with protein sequence MKKTNKTGNLSLKNNNDNNALNKYPNYFNINKIKELYNFQNDHDYEKIFNISGKKTLGTRKRDKLGEGNYISLSKSGNNMIMQNKKLNDVTKSAKITKGNRTNSSENITNDFPHSNELHTSMSQQVFTNFNSPKIKKSQSSKENNSQTVHKNKKIKLNNVYDESYFFNNFLDKTPTKNMTNNNIDPHDQVYIKRNSKKNIQRNKNNDSATSPNNILNKYDFIRYICSPTKIGCNDNNEKNKSDISNKQKDITDLQKIQYYNKKRKITHAEMVNNSDSNAQIINHNNNSNNNNNSNNNNNSNNNNNSNNSNNNNNNKQSTFYYYIQSENNIPNKLPDSTCYNKYKNNMPINLSIDIPKNSLDEINTDIESKTPTKKYTNTDQDDFQDSNKRTPIDLNSAESINRLKKNFFINSKKIFINDFKKEDTKDKAKNFDMNKNESEKKKMYNNLGNYENDKNVEQPQPTHDCNNLEGINYNSENFKYVGKNDNSNFYNNVINSDNNEQDCDDNNHDEQYYFGYFNKFKENKKKSYNISKSLYSYLDLPYNCSKDEIKKAYKDKIKIHHPDKGGDIKQFLEIKLSYDILIDEKKRKMYDKYGNTILEILMSENFNDYNISSDEKSYATEKDDEENEEKEEDIDDESLRIYDLFVQKYNNVSYLHNRGSLKMNSNQYNQFQKLVYHFFNNQQNCIFKNIFYIYPIYSKNIPPFSKTETYNSSKKKKKKKIYTNINDSKNSTNSFNEIHSEYDNDYASINKYDGYIEDNDKDDYTQSNDSLFENSSYSDIGKEITINDIIKKKKRINIFEELNLQFNKFYNDSIIQKINHSEKFINTSQNLHHKIPPSHTNKPFETKNNDTTPFVKNNISKDVDYTQFTHNDNTYNSNNGYEDKYNFFKDIQVSPIKYKIINESTDKDVDCFYKWFDFFFKNDIDIPPPNDQNIQENQKENELSKKKETPRQEKGQYNPYYEEGKNIPLSKKCQVGQNLNYKNKENQNDNTFPQRNIYTNQTKDFNTQQKAIPFQNNNNIYNINNVHINKPTEYTPFKSNPNMFQFFSQNNQFSPHTYKYEYPYSHSYTINKCDNNNHSISNKENINPYSYHNNSPVNTAYQYISDCQNENLQKTCFYSNPCYNNMNQNVSSPNLYTPIKIHDKKNAQNSDNIPIVYSCEKKKDDILINIEEKYGFNLLKKNEQKIKDITYDFNYIYIGHNVKKKKKFLLFIKEESIKNFLKIKLLIHKIKNKSNLKHISLFQKEIDKIIKNIEYILLFVTCKDELIPLTDFYLLDKNVYSKEHYCIPLHIKKNTIILRPTYFHLKWVIYTLQSFILFNLFFQKINKYMCSFPFFNYKYNYFKNFIISEQQTEKDTISNTYIFFHNYIIKNKQKYIKYFPHKLNLYLKKLEPITPSNGKYIQINLSPLFVLTPYKNFDITEY encoded by the coding sequence atgaaaaagacGAATAAAACAGGAAATTtatctttaaaaaataataatgataataatgctttaaataaataccccaattattttaatataaataaaattaaagaattatataatttccaAAATGATCATGACTatgaaaaaatttttaatatctcTGGAAAAAAAACACTTGGGACAAGAAAAAGAGATAAACTCGGCGAAGGAaattatatatcattatcAAAAAGTGGGAATAATATGATaatgcaaaataaaaaactaaATGATGTTACAAAATCTGCTAAAATTACAAAAGGGAATCGAACAAATTCATCTGAAAACATTACAAACGATTTTCCTCACTCTAATGAATTACACACATCTATGTCACAACAGGTATTTACTAATTTCAACTCaccaaaaattaaaaaaagccAAAGTAGCAAGGAAAATAATTCACAAACagttcataaaaataaaaaaattaaactaAACAATGTTTATGATGAATCatacttttttaataattttttggaCAAAACACCAACGAAAAATATGaccaataataatatagatccACATGATCAAgtttatataaaaagaaatagtaaaaaaaatatacaaagaaataaaaataatgactCAGCTACTAGTCCtaacaatatattaaacAAATATGATTTCATTCGATATATATGTTCTCCTACTAAAATTGGATgcaatgataataatgaaaaaaataaatctgaTATATCGAATAAACAAAAAGATATAACtgatttacaaaaaatacaatattataataaaaaacgaaaaataaCACATGCTGAAATGGTCAATAATTCGGATTCTAATGCTCAAATTATtaatcataataataatagtaataataataacaatagtaataataataacaatagtaataataataacaatagtaataatagtaataataataataataataagcaaagcacattttattattatattcaatCCGAAAACAATATACCAAATAAATTACCAGATTCAACGTgctataataaatataaaaataatatgcctATAAATTTGTCTATTGATATTCCAAAAAATTCACTTGACGAAATTAACACAGACATAGAATCAAAAACAcctacaaaaaaatataccaaTACAGATCAAGATGATTTTCAGGATAGTAATAAGAGAACACCAATAGATCTAAACAGTGCGGAATCCATAAATAgactaaaaaaaaacttttttataaacagtaaaaaaatttttataaatgattTCAAAAAAGAAGATACAAAGGATAAAGCAAAAAATTTcgatatgaataaaaatgaatccgaaaaaaaaaaaatgtataataatttaggTAATTATGAGAATGACAAAAATGTTGAACAACCCCAACCTACTCATGATTGCAATAATTTAGAGggaattaattataatagtGAAAATTTCAAATATGTtggaaaaaatgataattcaaatttttataataatgtaatTAATTCAGATAACAATGAACAAGATTGTGATGACAATAATCATGATGaacaatattattttggttattttaacaaatttaaagaaaataagaaaaaaagttataatatttcaaaatcTTTATATAGCTATTTAGATCTTCCTTATAATTGTTCTAAAGATGAAATCAAAAAAGCTTATaaagacaaaataaaaattcatcATCCTGACAAAGGAGGAGATATTAAACAATTCTTAGAAATCAAATTGTCTTATGATATTTTaattgatgaaaaaaaaagaaaaatgtaTGATAAATATGGAAACACTATACTTGAAATATTGATGAGTGAAAACtttaatgattataatatatcatcAGATGAAAAAAGTTATGCAACAGAAAAAGacgatgaagaaaatgaagaaaaggAAGAAGATATTGATGACGAATCTTTAAGAATATACGATTTATTTgtacaaaaatataacaatgtTTCATATCTTCATAATCGAGGAAGTCTAAAAATGAACAGCAATCAATATAATCAATTTCAAAAATTagtttatcatttttttaataatcagcaaaattgcatatttaaaaatattttttatatatatcctatttattctaaaaatattcCCCCATTTAGTAAAACCGAAACTTATAATAGTagcaagaaaaaaaaaaaaaaaaaaatatatactaacATAAATGATAGTAAAAATTCTACAAATAGTTTCAATGAAATTCATTCTGAATATGATAATGATTATGcaagtataaataaatatgatggaTACATTGAAGATAATGATAAAGACGATTATACCCAATCAAACGATAGTTTATTCGAAAACTCATCATATTCAGATATAGGAAAAGAAATTACGAttaatgatataataaagaaaaaaaaacgtattaatatatttgaagAATTAAATTTGCagtttaataaattttacaaTGATTctataattcaaaaaataaatcattctgaaaaatttataaataccTCTCAAAATTTACATCATAAAATACCCCCTTCTCATACAAATAAACCTtttgaaacaaaaaataacgaTACTACTCCTTttgtgaaaaataatatttcaaaagATGTAGACTATACACAATTTACACATAACGACAATACATACAACTCTAACAATGGTTATGAAGACaaatataacttttttaaaGATATACAAGTCTCTCCAATTAAgtacaaaattattaacgAAAGCACTGATAAGGATGTTGATTGTTTTTATAAATggtttgattttttttttaaaaatgatatagaTATACCCCCTCCAAACGATCAGAACATTCAAGAAAatcaaaaagaaaatgaattatcaaaaaagaaagaaaccCCAAGACAAGAAAAAGGACAATATAATCCATATTATGAAGAAGGCAAAAATATTCCACTTTCGAAAAAATGTCAAGTAGGACAAAAtttgaattataaaaataaagaaaatcaAAATGATAATACATTCCCAcaaagaaatatatacacaaatCAAACAAAAGATTTTAACACACAACAAAAAGCTATACcatttcaaaataataataatatatacaatataaacaacgttcatataaataaaccTACGGAATATACCCCTTTTAAAAGTAATCCTAATATGTTCCAATTTTTTAGTCAAAATAATCAATTTTCCCCACACACATACAAATATGAATATCCTTATAGTCATTCATATACCATTAATAaatgtgataataataatcattCAATTTcgaataaagaaaatataaatccaTATTCTTACCATAATAATTCCCCAGTAAATACAGCTTACCAATATATATCTGATTgccaaaatgaaaatttacaaaaaacaTGTTTTTATAGTAATCCTTGTTACAATAATATGAACCAAAATGTATCATCACCTAATTTATATACTCCAATAAAAATccatgataaaaaaaatgcacaaAATTCTGATAATATCCCCATTGTATATAGTTgtgaaaaaaagaaagatgATATATTGATAAATATTGAAGAAAAATATGGTTTCAATTTactcaaaaaaaatgaacaaaagaTTAAAGACATAACATAtgattttaattatatttatataggacataatgttaaaaaaaaaaaaaaatttcttctatttataaaagaggaaagtataaaaaattttctaaaaataaaattattaattcataaaataaaaaacaagtCAAATTTAAAACACATATCGTTATTTCAAAAGGAAattgataaaattattaaaaatatagaatatatattattattcgtAACATGTAAAGATGAACTAATACCTTTAACCGATTTCTACTTGTTggataaaaatgtatattcaAAGGAACATTATTGTATACCTTtacacataaaaaaaaataccatAATTTTAAGGCCAacttattttcatttaaaatGGGTTATATATACTCTACAATCATTTATcctttttaatttgttttttcaaaaaattaataaatatatgtgctctttcccattttttaattataaatataactattttaaaaattttatcatatcCGAACAACAAACAGAGAAAGATACTATTTCAAAcacatatattttctttcataattatattatcaaaaataaacagaaatatattaaatatttcccACACAAActaaatttatatcttaAAAAATTGGAACCTATAACTCCAtcaaatggaaaatatatacaaattaattTATCTCCCCTTTTTGTGTTGACACCTTATAAAAATTTCGATATAACCGAGTATTAA